In Blastopirellula marina, the sequence TGTTTTCCCAGCACGGCCGAACCCTCTGGTAAACTCCAATGGCAAACCTGGCCCGACTGCTCGTGCAGTCTCCCCTTGGCAGATACGACGCGAATCTTACATGGCGTAGAGACTTCAACTCGAAGTTGCCCGTTGGTTATTTCCAAGCGAGTCAATTTGATCCGCCCCTTGAGCGAAGCGTAGAAATTGCCATTGCGATACGCTCTCAAGCAGGCCGCCGGCAGATCCTTCGCTGGCGTCTTGGCATCGACCAAAAGGACGTTTTGCCCACGGAAATCCGGATCCGAATTATGAGCATGATCGGAAACCGCAAAGCCGTAGCAGCGACGCCCGCTGGCCAGAATGGTGTCCCACTCTGATAGCGACCATCCTTTGCCGTTTAGCATCTCGGCCGTATTGTTCCAGATCTCGATTCCTAAAACGCGGGGATCAAAATCAAGCAAAGCAAGCAATTGTTCATGCGAAGTGCCGCTCCAGGTTGGATGATTGATCGTCACGCCGCCGCCGTCGGCAAACTGAAGATCCGCGAACATTCTTGTAAAAGCTTCTTTCCAAGGCATGCCGGTTCCCATCTTGTAGCCATACTTATTGAGCATGTACTTGCTACGAGCATCGAATGTGCCGCTGCAGAACTCGGAACCGACCGCATTGAAATGACCATTTGAATCGGTCATCGAGTGATGTTCAGCATTGGGGCAGATCACGACATCGGATGGAATCTGCGTGAAGCAAGGTCCCCCGACTTCAAATGGAATCGTTTCCTGCAACGACACCGGCAGTTTGTCGTACCAACCCAACTTGGGATCTTGAATGATTTCGTTCCAGCGAAACTGGCGATAAACGTAGCCTTCGCCTGGGATGGTGCAGAAATCTTGGCCAACATTGTATTGGCCAATTCGCTCGTCTGGCTTGCAAGGAGCGGAAGGATAGTAGTTGGAGATCGCCAAGTGCCGAAGCCCTCGGCGGCAAAGCATGTCAAGCGAACGCTGAGACCGGCAATGGGCGTGCGTAACCCCGCCAATCGCCTCAACGGAATCCCAATCGATATCAGCGTAGGGTGTCCGCGTTTGCGTGGTTGAATCATCGCCCCATGCATAGCCACCGGACAGCAACGCCATGCTTGCCAGGGGGGTTACCGAAAGAAAACTGCGTCGCGACGGCGAAATCGAGGAACGTTTTGGCATGAAGTTCATCGCTAGGGGAGGGAGTGCGAAACGCAAGAAGCACAATGACTTCTCAAGTCCATTCGATCCGTTAAGCAAGCCACAAACAAACGATTGCAACGCACGAATCAAGGGGCGCGCCGATCGAAATCAACACCCCTGGCTTAATCAACAAATTTGACTTCCAGTCATCAGCACGTGAACGTACAAGGTAACCATTGCCATTATTTCGTCCAGCCAGAACGAACGCATTCATCGAACATTAATGCCATTGTCACGTGATATCATTATTTCACCCCACAACGACAAAGAAGAAACCATTGAAAACTAATGAAATAAATCCATGACCGGTCAGACAGTAAAATAGACAAGGCATTTCACGATGCCTGGCCATTTCACGTAATCGACGAATGCGTCGTGTGACCATGGACAATTGCCGAAAGGAGAAGGCCCCGAGATCGACAACGGCGAAGATTTTGAACTGCTATTCACTGTCCCTGCGGCAGAAGCCGACCCGTTGCAAGCCCAATGGACGGAAGCAACGCGAGTGACAAAAATAGGAACCATGCAACCAGGCACCAAAATGTACCTGCTGGACGAATCGGGCCAGCGGCTGCCCCTCAAGCCTGAAGGTTTTTCGCACCGTTAATTAGCAAGCCGCCATGAGCACCATTACCTGGGAAGCCACCAGCGAAGACGATACCGCCAAGCTCGGAAGCATTCTGGCCGATGCCATCCCGCCAGGCACCGTCGTGGCCTTAAACGGCACGCTGGGTGCCGGCAAAACGCGGTTGGTCAAAGCGATGGCCGATAAGCTGGGCATCCCGGCCGAAGATGTCATTAGCCCGACGTTCGTCATCATGCAGCGCTACTTTGGCGGCAAAACACTCTACCACTTCGACGTCTACCGCATCAAAGACGACGACGAGTTCCTGGAACTCGGCCCGGAAGAATACTTCGACTCCGAAGGGATCACCCTTTTGGAATGGGCCGACCGCGTCGTCAACTGCCTGCCCCACGATTACCTGCGGATCGATATCGAAGTGCTGGGAGAAACGGCCCGGCAGTTCACGATCTCGTCCGTCGGGGCCGACTTGGAAAACGTTCCGCTGCTGGTGAAGGACGCGCTGTAATTCTTTCGCCAAATCCGATAGACCAAGGATTGGGCCATGAACCGCTCTGAACTCTTGCCTGCCTCGCTGAACTTCGTGGAAGAAAGCCACGCCGAGGCCACCGGGCGGTACCAAGGCTTCGGGCAAGACTTCTTCTCGGAGCTATACAA encodes:
- the tsaE gene encoding tRNA (adenosine(37)-N6)-threonylcarbamoyltransferase complex ATPase subunit type 1 TsaE; translated protein: MSTITWEATSEDDTAKLGSILADAIPPGTVVALNGTLGAGKTRLVKAMADKLGIPAEDVISPTFVIMQRYFGGKTLYHFDVYRIKDDDEFLELGPEEYFDSEGITLLEWADRVVNCLPHDYLRIDIEVLGETARQFTISSVGADLENVPLLVKDAL